The genomic segment CTGCCAAAGATAACCTAAAATATGAATATGTCGCAGATTTTGCTGAGAAAATTAAAGTCGATATCAATCTGATCTGGCCTGATGTGCAAAATAAGAAATGGACGGCATTTGTAGATAAGGTTATTTATCAAGTACCTTACAAAAAATAGACTGTCGGAGAAAAGTTATGGGAATGTACGACCAATACGATCAACAACCCCAGCGCAGTTCTTCAGGTGGGCGGTGGATAGCCGCGCTCCTCATTGCTCTTTTCGGACTTTTTATGTTCTTGAGTCAAGTTCAGGAGAATCCTGTGACGAAGGAGCGGCAGTATGTCGCTATCTCTCCGGAGCAGGAGATCCGCCTCGGATTAGAATCTGCTCCTCAAATGTCCCAGGAAATGGGTGGAGAACTTTCTGCCTCTGATCCAAGGACGCAAGAAGTCAAACGTATTGGGGCCATGATCGTTAACGGTACAATCGCCAAAGGCAGTCCATGGAAATTTCAATTTCATCTATTGGCAGATAATAAAACGATCAACGCATTTGCCCTTCCAGGAGGGCAAATATTTATTACTGATGGGCTGCTTAGCAGGCTTCAGAATGAAGCTCAGTTGGCGGGAGTTCTCAGCCATGAAATAGGCCATGTCATTGAGCGTCATTCTGCTCAACAAATGGCCAAAGAACAGTTCGGCCAGATCCTCATTGGAGCTGTCGCGACAGGTGCTGCAGATCCTTACTCTCAGAATGGGTTTAATCCTGCGATGGTAGCTGCATTTGTGAATAAAATGGTACAGCTTCGTTATGGACGACATGATGAGTCTCAAGCTGACCAATGGGGTTTAAAACTGACTGAACAAGCTGGTTTTGATCCCTTTGCCATGATTGAAGTCATGAAAATTCTTAAAACGGCAGGACCACGTGGTAGCATGCCCGATATTTTCCAATCACATCCCGATCCGGATCTGAGGATAGAGCAAATTCAAGCTTACCTAAAAGAGCATCCACCCAAAGCAGGTCTTTCTCTTGGACGTAACCTAAGCGAAGTTTACGGTAATACTCCTGCCCGGCGCGATGAGCCATCGGGCGGGCTGGATGATTTCTGGTTTAGATAAGCGAAATAATATCTCTGTGTTCGATTTATAGGGATAATTGGATTATCTTCAGATTATTGCAGTCCTTCAGACTACATAGAGAGGCATTCAGTTACCTAGGTCATCTCCCTAGGTATAGTTTAAGCACGTATATG from the Parachlamydiales bacterium genome contains:
- a CDS encoding M48 family metalloprotease, with amino-acid sequence MGMYDQYDQQPQRSSSGGRWIAALLIALFGLFMFLSQVQENPVTKERQYVAISPEQEIRLGLESAPQMSQEMGGELSASDPRTQEVKRIGAMIVNGTIAKGSPWKFQFHLLADNKTINAFALPGGQIFITDGLLSRLQNEAQLAGVLSHEIGHVIERHSAQQMAKEQFGQILIGAVATGAADPYSQNGFNPAMVAAFVNKMVQLRYGRHDESQADQWGLKLTEQAGFDPFAMIEVMKILKTAGPRGSMPDIFQSHPDPDLRIEQIQAYLKEHPPKAGLSLGRNLSEVYGNTPARRDEPSGGLDDFWFR